A part of Aquibium oceanicum genomic DNA contains:
- a CDS encoding 5-formyltetrahydrofolate cyclo-ligase, with amino-acid sequence MTDKQRDARGYASPPCFMHELDPSYSGISPGDAQTTIDVARWRKSQRERLIAERLAVPADARAEAARRIANRLDAEIGIVEGSVVGIYWPFRGEPDLREWASSVPARGGQLALPVVLEKGKPLEFRTWSAGEKLEKGVWNIPVPAGGTATLPDIVVVPVVGYDDAGFRLGYGGGFYDRTLAAMPSRPLTFGVGYELAKLPTIYPQWHDIPLDRMIIDGA; translated from the coding sequence ATGACGGACAAGCAAAGGGATGCGAGAGGCTACGCGTCACCACCCTGTTTCATGCACGAGCTCGATCCTTCCTATTCAGGGATTTCTCCGGGCGATGCACAGACGACCATAGATGTCGCGCGCTGGCGAAAGTCACAGCGGGAGCGTCTCATCGCAGAGCGCCTTGCCGTTCCCGCGGACGCGCGGGCAGAGGCGGCGCGTAGGATAGCCAATCGGCTCGATGCGGAGATCGGTATCGTCGAGGGCAGCGTCGTCGGGATCTACTGGCCGTTCCGCGGCGAGCCCGACCTCCGGGAATGGGCTTCCAGCGTGCCGGCACGCGGGGGTCAGCTTGCCCTGCCCGTCGTCCTGGAAAAGGGAAAGCCGCTCGAGTTCCGTACCTGGTCTGCCGGGGAGAAGCTGGAGAAGGGCGTATGGAACATCCCGGTGCCGGCTGGCGGCACGGCGACCCTTCCGGACATCGTCGTGGTTCCGGTGGTGGGCTATGACGACGCCGGGTTCAGGCTTGGCTATGGCGGCGGGTTCTACGACCGGACGCTTGCTGCGATGCCGAGCAGGCCGCTGACTTTCGGCGTCGGCTACGAGCTGGCGAAGCTGCCGACCATCTACCCGCAGTGGCACGACATCCCGCTCGACAGGATGATCATCGACGGAGCCTAG
- a CDS encoding MFS transporter, with amino-acid sequence MMVGTGLGNVLVPLRASAEGWSSTAIAWIGTAYAVAFTAGCILTPLFVRRVGHIRVFAVLQTLLAASLLLLALVPHPVAWGFFRALGGVTLVGGYMVIESWLNERVDNASRGTVFAAYMIVSMSGVAVGQFILPLGDITKETLFMVGALAFGAALLPVALSVAPSPQPLTQVTINAGALFRKSPAAVVGSFLAGVIFGNWSYFGPLYGKAAGLTETGIATMMTAAMVGGVVFQVPFGWLSDRIDRRYVMALAGAIGAAISACMVMVAPTDPFAIVTGVFALGSVLFTIYALNVAHANDQASADEFLQVSGGLLIVYGIGNMVGPQLGGRLMDEMGPDGFFVAMGGVYALYGLYALWRSMRSPALPPAERSDFRIMPALPAQTPESLALDARTTDVALTAVSDGATGTDPVREHAATGGRT; translated from the coding sequence ATGATGGTCGGGACCGGACTGGGCAACGTCCTCGTTCCGCTTAGGGCGTCCGCCGAAGGCTGGTCATCGACGGCCATTGCCTGGATCGGCACCGCCTACGCCGTCGCCTTCACCGCGGGCTGCATCCTGACGCCGCTCTTCGTCAGGCGCGTCGGTCACATCAGGGTCTTCGCGGTCCTTCAGACGCTGCTCGCCGCTTCGCTGCTGCTCCTCGCGCTCGTCCCCCATCCGGTCGCCTGGGGTTTCTTCCGTGCGCTGGGCGGCGTGACACTGGTCGGCGGATACATGGTCATCGAAAGCTGGCTGAACGAACGCGTCGACAACGCCAGCCGGGGGACGGTCTTCGCGGCGTACATGATCGTGTCGATGTCGGGCGTGGCGGTCGGCCAGTTCATCCTGCCGCTTGGGGACATCACGAAGGAGACGCTCTTCATGGTCGGCGCGCTCGCCTTCGGGGCGGCACTGCTTCCGGTGGCACTATCGGTCGCCCCTTCGCCCCAACCGCTGACGCAGGTGACCATCAACGCAGGGGCCCTGTTCCGGAAGTCTCCCGCTGCCGTCGTGGGATCGTTCCTTGCAGGCGTCATCTTTGGCAACTGGAGCTATTTCGGGCCGCTGTACGGCAAGGCGGCGGGACTGACCGAGACGGGCATCGCCACGATGATGACCGCCGCGATGGTCGGCGGCGTGGTCTTCCAGGTGCCGTTCGGATGGCTTTCCGACAGGATCGACAGGCGCTACGTCATGGCGCTGGCTGGCGCGATCGGCGCCGCGATCTCCGCCTGCATGGTGATGGTCGCTCCGACCGACCCCTTCGCGATCGTCACCGGCGTGTTCGCGCTCGGCTCGGTACTCTTCACCATCTACGCCTTGAACGTCGCCCACGCCAACGACCAGGCGAGCGCCGACGAGTTCCTGCAGGTGTCCGGAGGGCTGCTGATCGTCTACGGGATCGGCAACATGGTCGGGCCGCAGCTCGGCGGCAGGCTGATGGACGAGATGGGTCCGGACGGGTTCTTCGTCGCCATGGGCGGCGTATACGCGCTCTATGGCCTCTACGCGCTCTGGCGTTCAATGCGCAGCCCCGCCCTGCCGCCAGCCGAGCGGTCCGACTTCCGCATCATGCCGGCGCTGCCTGCACAGACGCCCGAATCCCTCGCGCTCGACGCGAGAACCACGGATGTCGCGTTGACAGCGGTGTCCGACGGAGCGACGGGCACGGACCCCGTTCGCGAACACGCAGCCACAGGAGGACGGACATGA
- the rnk gene encoding nucleoside diphosphate kinase regulator: protein MAQPTKKNRKPAIAVTRTDSERLWRLAESLAHRNRAVAEELLAELDRAKVVEDGRLAPDVVRMGSSLRFTSDLGEDRNVTLVFPGEADIAEGKVSVLTPIGVALIGLSAGQSIDWTARDGRVHRLTVESVRPPMPSVLPAEASQELRTAS from the coding sequence ATGGCTCAACCGACCAAGAAGAACCGCAAGCCGGCGATCGCCGTGACGCGCACCGACAGCGAGCGCCTGTGGCGGCTCGCCGAATCCTTGGCTCACCGCAACCGCGCCGTGGCGGAAGAACTGCTCGCGGAACTTGACCGCGCGAAGGTCGTCGAGGACGGCCGGCTCGCGCCGGACGTGGTGCGCATGGGATCGTCCCTGCGCTTTACCAGCGATCTCGGCGAGGACAGGAACGTCACGCTGGTGTTCCCGGGCGAGGCCGATATCGCCGAAGGCAAGGTATCGGTCCTGACCCCGATCGGCGTCGCGCTGATCGGCCTGTCCGCCGGGCAGTCGATCGACTGGACCGCGCGAGACGGGCGCGTTCACCGCCTGACGGTGGAATCCGTCCGCCCACCGATGCCTTCTGTGCTTCCGGCAGAGGCTTCGCAGGAACTGCGGACAGCGTCATGA
- a CDS encoding sulfite exporter TauE/SafE family protein, whose amino-acid sequence MIEYLILAAAAFFAGMLNTVAGGGTFLTFPALVFTGVPPVAANATSAVAVFPGYLGGALGFRKEIAAYDRKRLMKIVAFTAIGGLAGSLLLLVSSNEAFSVVVPFLLAAATLAFAFGPRIQAWASRRSLGKPEGALGTLLVSVYGGYFNGGLGIVLLALFSLWGMRDLNAMNGLKNALSFVLSGISVATFAAAGIVAWPQAVLMMVAATVGGYAGAPVARALPASVVRTIVIAVGASMSALFFWRAFA is encoded by the coding sequence ATGATCGAATACCTCATCCTCGCCGCGGCGGCCTTCTTCGCCGGAATGCTGAATACGGTCGCGGGCGGCGGCACGTTCCTGACCTTCCCCGCGCTCGTATTCACGGGGGTGCCCCCGGTTGCCGCCAACGCCACCAGCGCCGTCGCGGTGTTTCCGGGGTACCTCGGAGGAGCGCTCGGGTTTCGCAAGGAGATCGCCGCCTACGACAGGAAGCGGCTGATGAAGATCGTCGCCTTTACCGCGATCGGAGGGCTTGCGGGCTCGTTGCTGCTCCTCGTCTCTTCAAACGAAGCGTTCTCCGTCGTGGTCCCCTTCCTTCTCGCAGCGGCCACCCTGGCTTTTGCCTTCGGCCCTCGCATCCAGGCGTGGGCGAGCCGCCGAAGCCTGGGCAAGCCGGAGGGCGCCTTGGGAACGCTGCTCGTCTCCGTGTACGGCGGTTACTTCAACGGCGGCCTCGGCATCGTGCTGCTGGCGCTGTTCTCGCTGTGGGGAATGCGCGACCTCAACGCGATGAACGGTCTCAAGAACGCGCTGTCCTTCGTGCTGTCCGGGATTTCGGTAGCCACCTTCGCGGCGGCCGGGATCGTCGCGTGGCCGCAGGCAGTCCTCATGATGGTCGCTGCCACTGTCGGCGGATACGCCGGGGCCCCCGTCGCAAGGGCGCTGCCTGCGTCCGTGGTGCGGACGATCGTCATCGCCGTCGGGGCATCGATGAGTGCCCTCTTCTTCTGGCGGGCCTTCGCATGA
- a CDS encoding DUF1127 domain-containing protein: MDQLQALDDRELWDIGLSRNDIPRAVEGLFRDK, encoded by the coding sequence ATGGACCAGCTTCAGGCCCTGGACGACAGGGAACTCTGGGACATCGGCCTCTCCCGCAACGACATTCCCCGTGCGGTCGAAGGTCTCTTCCGGGACAAGTAA
- a CDS encoding PTS sugar transporter subunit IIA, producing the protein MEILDLLRPQDVLMRHPAQAKRPLLEAMARQLASRTGLTLVSVLSALLSREKLGATCIGQGIGMPHAMPGGLGEPAAVLAVLEHPIPYDASDEQCVDVVLGVVWPREGSTEFLNALARFCRHLSRPQVLKKVRAAMSAEEVLQHLGQPKDAGCPSVSALSTAVTPGPLAMPRPQAAAMWAWR; encoded by the coding sequence ATGGAAATCCTCGATCTCCTGCGTCCCCAGGACGTCCTGATGCGCCATCCGGCGCAGGCGAAACGCCCGCTTCTGGAGGCCATGGCGCGTCAGCTTGCTTCGCGGACCGGACTTACTCTCGTTTCAGTGCTTTCGGCACTGCTCAGCAGGGAGAAGCTGGGTGCCACCTGCATCGGCCAAGGCATCGGCATGCCTCACGCGATGCCGGGCGGATTGGGGGAGCCGGCTGCTGTGCTTGCAGTCCTCGAACATCCGATCCCTTACGACGCGTCCGACGAGCAGTGCGTGGATGTCGTGCTGGGGGTAGTCTGGCCTCGCGAGGGTTCTACCGAATTCCTGAACGCTCTGGCGCGCTTCTGCAGGCACCTCTCCCGTCCGCAGGTCCTGAAAAAGGTCAGGGCCGCTATGTCGGCCGAGGAAGTCCTGCAGCATCTCGGCCAGCCGAAAGATGCCGGATGTCCCTCGGTCTCCGCGCTGTCGACCGCAGTCACGCCTGGGCCCCTGGCCATGCCACGGCCGCAGGCAGCAGCAATGTGGGCTTGGCGATGA
- a CDS encoding DUF1775 domain-containing protein codes for MPKPGWTIDKVVAPYEAEYELHGRKVAEGVTEITWSGGSLADDEYDEFVFRGTASGHRALCAHRLHS; via the coding sequence ATGCCGAAGCCCGGCTGGACGATAGACAAGGTCGTCGCCCCTTATGAGGCGGAATACGAGCTTCACGGACGGAAGGTCGCGGAGGGAGTGACTGAAATCACATGGAGCGGCGGCAGCCTGGCCGACGACGAGTATGACGAGTTCGTTTTCCGCGGGACCGCGTCCGGTCATCGAGCCTTATGCGCTCACCGTCTCCATTCTTGA
- a CDS encoding PIN domain-containing protein yields MKLKLLIDTSVWLDLTKDLRHLPILDALAALNEAGEVELILPEIILDEFARNRDRVMASSRASFSSHFKRVKDAVLQFAPEQGRADLISQLSEINHRIATDGEAVNEAVSIIEGLFLITGTIPTSESVKARAAGRAIAKIAPFHRQINGIGDAIIIETYIDELSKRKEDETYAFITHNIHDFSQKGVDTRIPHPDIADLFDGLHSHYSTNLGALLKEHASDLIEEFTFDREYVSEPRTLSELLEAEDKLIEQIWYGRKGGIIHAVETGREKRVSRETWEAATPDERRGMIIDEIWEGMIVAMKSAEEKYPGELGPWTDFEWGMLSGKLSAIRWVLGDEWDMLNT; encoded by the coding sequence ATGAAACTCAAACTTTTGATCGATACATCTGTTTGGTTAGACCTTACAAAAGATCTCCGTCATTTGCCAATACTGGATGCACTTGCTGCATTAAATGAAGCGGGCGAAGTAGAGCTGATACTGCCGGAGATCATCCTCGACGAGTTCGCGCGAAATCGTGACCGGGTGATGGCATCCAGCCGCGCAAGCTTCTCAAGCCACTTCAAGCGAGTAAAGGACGCAGTTTTGCAGTTCGCGCCCGAGCAGGGGCGGGCCGACCTCATATCTCAGTTAAGCGAGATCAATCACCGCATTGCCACGGACGGCGAAGCCGTGAACGAAGCGGTTAGTATTATTGAGGGTCTGTTTCTCATCACCGGTACAATTCCCACCAGTGAAAGTGTTAAGGCCCGTGCAGCAGGGCGTGCAATAGCCAAGATTGCCCCGTTTCACCGACAAATCAACGGGATTGGTGATGCGATCATCATCGAAACTTATATCGACGAATTATCAAAGCGAAAAGAAGATGAAACATATGCTTTTATTACACATAACATCCATGATTTTAGTCAAAAAGGCGTAGACACACGAATACCGCATCCGGACATTGCCGACCTATTTGATGGATTACATTCGCACTACTCCACCAACCTCGGAGCACTTTTAAAAGAACATGCCAGCGATCTTATCGAAGAATTCACCTTTGATCGTGAGTACGTGAGCGAGCCGCGAACGTTGTCTGAGCTGCTCGAAGCGGAGGACAAGCTGATTGAACAGATCTGGTACGGACGCAAAGGAGGCATCATACACGCCGTCGAAACCGGCAGGGAAAAGCGTGTCTCCAGAGAAACGTGGGAAGCCGCTACGCCTGACGAGCGGCGAGGCATGATCATAGACGAAATTTGGGAGGGAATGATCGTTGCAATGAAGTCTGCGGAAGAGAAGTACCCCGGCGAACTCGGCCCGTGGACCGATTTCGAATGGGGCATGCTTAGCGGAAAACTCTCGGCAATTCGGTGGGTGCTTGGAGACGAATGGGACATGCTTAACACCTAG
- a CDS encoding site-specific integrase, producing the protein MEKVTGLIRRGSTYSLRRRVPTDLVKALRKREIWIALGTTDYRVAAKEARRASVRLDLEWDRAREALKNGEPVPAQSVTDAEIRRAVLGDFWRVEQDTVTIRDDEVRENAEHDIAAYESRDPSAEAALFAQARSLINERNLGVPLPAPSRIGIRAERFEASPELVKLLELLRRADIEHLKRMLDRMDGQHGDIAHDPLFAGINSVSPRPAASEGITLGEAIKRMETDPTRAHLGDTADAKYVMTFRAMKEVIGPDMPLAAITRADCSAVQELLASIPANVTKLKAYEGCKTLRDIAARAATRNDRKMAVGTVRVYTHTLSAFFNWSINKGLLTVNPAVRLAPAKGAADISKRPFTIDEMNKIVAGLGEWSKGGALAGRRWVPLIAIFSGMRLGEIVGLTVDDIGVRDGVECFILRKTAAKSLKTPGSERVLPVHPELIRLGLLQRVANVRGEGGSRLFHDLPGSSQAELSDLFQKRFAYWQKKVLGINEPGVSFHSFRHGFRDALREAGVPIDATRAMGGWARSGGVEERYGQGTRPSTLARWMAVVKYEGLILAGDLKDGSFW; encoded by the coding sequence GTGGAAAAAGTCACGGGTTTGATACGGCGGGGCAGTACGTACAGCCTTCGGCGGCGTGTTCCGACTGATCTGGTAAAAGCACTCCGAAAGCGCGAAATCTGGATCGCGCTTGGAACCACTGACTATCGGGTTGCTGCCAAGGAAGCCCGGCGGGCATCCGTCCGACTTGATCTGGAATGGGATCGAGCCCGCGAAGCGCTGAAAAACGGGGAGCCTGTTCCTGCGCAGTCGGTGACAGATGCCGAAATTCGCCGCGCCGTTCTTGGCGACTTCTGGCGGGTGGAACAGGATACTGTCACCATACGGGATGACGAGGTGCGGGAAAACGCGGAACATGACATCGCCGCGTATGAGAGCCGCGACCCTTCGGCTGAAGCTGCGCTCTTTGCTCAGGCCCGTTCGCTGATCAATGAGCGAAATCTCGGCGTCCCGCTTCCGGCTCCAAGTCGGATTGGTATACGTGCGGAGAGGTTCGAGGCTTCGCCCGAACTCGTGAAACTGCTGGAACTGCTTCGCCGTGCTGACATCGAGCATTTGAAGCGAATGCTTGATCGGATGGACGGGCAGCATGGCGACATCGCACATGATCCGCTCTTCGCCGGCATCAACTCAGTGTCGCCGCGTCCGGCCGCGTCGGAAGGGATTACGCTCGGGGAGGCGATCAAGCGCATGGAAACCGATCCGACGCGGGCGCATCTAGGGGACACTGCCGACGCCAAATACGTAATGACCTTCCGCGCCATGAAGGAAGTGATCGGGCCGGACATGCCGTTGGCAGCGATCACGAGGGCCGACTGTTCGGCCGTGCAAGAGCTGCTCGCCAGCATCCCCGCTAACGTCACAAAGCTGAAAGCATATGAAGGGTGCAAGACCTTGCGCGACATCGCCGCCCGCGCGGCTACCCGCAATGATAGGAAGATGGCAGTCGGCACGGTGCGGGTCTACACGCATACATTGAGCGCGTTTTTCAATTGGTCGATTAACAAGGGGCTTCTAACCGTCAACCCGGCGGTGCGGCTCGCGCCGGCAAAGGGCGCGGCCGATATATCCAAGCGGCCGTTCACAATCGATGAGATGAACAAAATTGTCGCGGGTCTTGGGGAGTGGTCGAAAGGCGGTGCGCTTGCCGGTCGTCGGTGGGTGCCGCTGATCGCGATCTTCTCAGGCATGCGTCTAGGAGAGATCGTCGGGCTGACCGTGGACGATATCGGCGTTCGCGATGGTGTAGAATGCTTCATCCTGCGAAAGACCGCGGCTAAGAGCCTGAAGACGCCGGGTAGTGAACGCGTGTTGCCGGTGCATCCCGAATTGATCCGGCTTGGTTTGTTGCAACGGGTTGCAAATGTGCGGGGGGAAGGCGGGTCACGTCTCTTCCACGATTTGCCGGGAAGTAGTCAGGCTGAGTTGTCGGACCTGTTCCAGAAGCGGTTTGCCTATTGGCAAAAGAAGGTGCTCGGCATCAACGAGCCGGGTGTTTCGTTTCACTCTTTCCGACACGGCTTTAGGGACGCGCTACGCGAGGCCGGCGTACCCATCGATGCCACGAGGGCAATGGGTGGTTGGGCGCGATCGGGCGGCGTTGAGGAACGCTATGGGCAGGGTACCCGTCCTTCAACGCTGGCGCGATGGATGGCAGTAGTGAAATATGAAGGTTTGATACTGGCCGGTGACCTGAAAGACGGTAGTTTTTGGTGA
- a CDS encoding SIMPL domain-containing protein, with product MVRTASSLFLAAALAAVSLPALAQDADRWRPHITVTGEGEHAMRPDTAILSFGVMREAETAQAAMQANNEAMAAVTRALKEAGIEDRDLQTAGIQINPRYEYPRDNQGGQTAELVGYQVTNTLTVRVRDISKAGTVLDEAVSLGVNQGGGISFVNEDPSEALSQARREAVEDAMEKARTLAEAAGVKLGAVAKIAERTGSMQPPQPFMAKAAADMRESVPIEPGENAYRVEVEMTFGIDGGN from the coding sequence ATGGTCCGCACCGCCTCGTCCCTCTTCCTCGCCGCAGCGCTTGCCGCGGTTTCGCTTCCCGCGCTGGCGCAGGACGCGGATCGATGGCGGCCGCATATCACGGTGACCGGCGAGGGCGAGCACGCGATGCGGCCGGACACGGCAATCCTGAGCTTCGGCGTCATGCGCGAGGCCGAAACGGCGCAGGCGGCCATGCAGGCCAACAACGAGGCCATGGCGGCAGTGACGCGGGCGCTGAAGGAGGCCGGCATCGAGGACCGCGACCTTCAGACCGCCGGGATCCAGATCAATCCCCGCTACGAGTATCCGCGCGACAATCAGGGTGGCCAGACGGCCGAACTCGTCGGCTACCAGGTGACGAACACGCTGACGGTGCGGGTGCGCGACATCTCAAAGGCCGGCACCGTCCTCGACGAGGCGGTTTCGCTGGGCGTGAACCAGGGCGGCGGCATCAGCTTCGTCAACGAAGATCCCTCCGAGGCGCTTTCGCAGGCGCGCAGGGAAGCGGTCGAAGACGCGATGGAGAAGGCGCGGACGCTGGCCGAGGCGGCCGGCGTGAAGCTCGGCGCGGTGGCGAAGATCGCCGAACGGACCGGCTCCATGCAGCCGCCGCAGCCCTTCATGGCCAAGGCTGCCGCCGACATGCGCGAATCGGTGCCGATCGAACCGGGCGAGAACGCCTATCGCGTCGAGGTCGAGATGACTTTCGGGATCGACGGCGGCAACTGA
- a CDS encoding YcgN family cysteine cluster protein, protein MDRPFWKTKDLDEMSKAEWESLCDGCGKCCLAKLEDEDTGEIYWTSVGCRLFDADLCRCVDYTNRLSRVSDCVKLTPQNVRTISWLPSTCAYRLVAEGRDLPDWHPLRSGRPESVHEAGISMRGRITALEQELDEPEDYFEHVLEEEP, encoded by the coding sequence ATGGACAGACCATTCTGGAAAACCAAGGACCTCGACGAAATGTCGAAGGCCGAGTGGGAATCGCTCTGCGACGGCTGCGGCAAGTGCTGCCTGGCCAAGCTGGAGGACGAGGATACCGGCGAGATTTACTGGACGAGCGTGGGATGTCGATTGTTCGATGCCGACCTCTGCCGCTGCGTCGACTATACGAACCGGCTCTCGCGCGTCTCCGACTGCGTCAAGCTCACCCCGCAGAACGTCAGGACCATCTCCTGGCTGCCGTCGACCTGCGCCTATCGTCTCGTCGCAGAGGGCAGGGACCTGCCGGACTGGCACCCGCTCAGGTCGGGACGGCCGGAGAGCGTCCACGAGGCCGGCATCTCCATGCGCGGCCGCATCACCGCGCTGGAACAGGAGCTCGATGAACCCGAGGACTACTTCGAGCACGTGCTTGAAGAGGAGCCGTAG